TTCGGACCTCGGATCCAAACTCATAGGAAGGAAAACATTCGTAAAAACAATAGCAGGATCTTTTCCAATCAATTCAGGTGGAGGTGGTGCCATGACAGGAGGGGCTGTCGCCAGTACTGGCCCTTTAGCAGCTCGTTTTAATGGACCCAATATGATCACAGCAGATAGTAATTTTGTATACTTAGCTGATTCTGTCAACGCTGTGATTCGAAAGATTGACAAATCCAACGGAACAACAACCATCCTCGCCGGAGGAAATTCTGGCGGTGGAATCGTTTGTCCGGGAACAGTCACCACTAACTGCAGAGATGGCGTAGGCACCGCGGCAGAATTTAATGGAATCACAGGACTCACCAATGATGGGAATAATCTATATGTATTAGAATCAAGTGGCAGAAGGATTCGTAAGGTAAATTTGGCGACCTCTGTAGTTTCCACTTTCGCTGGTTCGGGAAATGCTGCTGCAGCAGATAACACATCTGGGATTCTTGCCTCCTTCAACAATCCAACTTGGATATCGCTTTTTAACGGGAACCTCTATGTTGTGGACCGCGGTAATTGTACAATTCGAGTCATTAATCCAATCACAACTGCAGTGAGTACACTTGCTGGTGGACCAACCCTTTGCAGTTTTGCAAATGACCCTACTGGAACTAACGCTCGTTTCGTATCGCCAATTGCTATAGTTGGCCTTGGCAATTACCTTTATGTCACTGACATTGGTGTTGGCGGAGGCCATAAAGTTCGTAGAATTTCTCTTAGTGGAACCAATGCAGTAGATACGATTGCTGGGGACGGAGTGCAAGCTTCCACAGATGGAATTGGAACTGCAGCACAGTTCAATGACCCGCATGGACTCACAACAGATGGAACCAACTTATTTATCTCCGAATGGTCAGGACATAAAATCAGACATTTAAACCTAACAACAAATAATGTCACAACACTTGTTGGAAGTGTTTCCGGATATTCAGACAATACGGGTGGGAATGGACTATTGAATTTTCCTGGCTACGTTTTGTCGGATGGGCAGAACATTTACGTTGCCGATACAGGGAACCATTCTCTACGTTTTTTAGAAACTTCAGAACTATTACGTTATACATTTGACGGGAACGCCGACGACTCCATTACTACTAACAATGGAATCATCTCAGGTACTCCCACCCTAACTACCGATGAAAATGCTCTCGTAAGTGGGGCATACGAATTACATGGTGGTGGTGACTTCATTCAGTCCACCTCCGATATCTCTACGCCTCAGATTTCTGATAACCTAGCCATCTCCGCTTGGGTATACCCTGCAGGTTCCACCGGAGGATCACAGTTTATCTTTTACAATGGGCAAGGTGGTGCAAATGGTTTTGGTCTTAGTTTTGATAGTGCGGGTGCTTCACGAAAGTTGTCTGTTTCTCTTGGTGCCGTAGGACCGAGTGGGAGTACTACGATGGGGTTACCACTCAACCAATGGTCACATGTGGTACTCACACGCACCTATCCAAACTGGAAAATCTACATCAATGGATTACAAGATCCTTTGGTATTTACGACAAATCCGAATCTTCCCTCTGGTACATTCAAAGTAGGTGATGCAGGAAATGGTTTTTATTTCAAAGGGAAAGTTTCTGATGTTCGCTTTTTTAAAGGAGCCATAGATGATGAGTCCATACGACGAATGGCGGTTCAAATTCCTGCAGGACTTGTCACCTATTATCCGTTCAACGGGAATACAAAAGACTATGGCTCAGAAAAAAATGATTTAACAGTAACTGGAGCTACAGCCAGCGCAGATCGCAACGGGAACCCAAACGGCGCTTACTACTTTAACGGTGCCTCCTTTATGCAAAAATTAAGTCCCACTGGATTGCCAATGGGAACTAACCCAAGAACCATTTGTGGTTGGTTTAATAAATCCAGTTCTATCGGCGAATACATAGTTGGCTATGGATCCTTTATAAATTCACAAGGAAACGGGCTTGTGGTTACGGATACCATCACAGGTATGTTTGGTGTGTCTGATGATGTCACAATCTTTCATGAAGGTTTTAGAAACCAATGGATGCATCTCTGCGGAACCTTTAATTTCCCAAATGTTGAAGTTTATGAGAATGGAGTTTTACGTGTTTCAGGTTCAAAGTTGAGTTGGTCAACTGTCGCTGGACCTAGCCTGGAAGTAGGAAGACGTCTCGATGGCGCTGGCCAATTTTCAGGTGACCTTGATGAAATTCGCATTTATAATCGC
This genomic stretch from Leptospira harrisiae harbors:
- a CDS encoding LamG-like jellyroll fold domain-containing protein is translated as MKRFTLPLVFFFLSSCGLPSLIRDPLEFLAFLRFFSSPQFTGHSIGGVVSGLIPGTSVTVTNNQESVTMSSDGNFIFPTKLSSGQSYNVSFVTNGAGLTCSIANAQGVVQSSNITNVSITCGIGANFYEVGVNVSGLSGTITVQNNGAETLNISTNGLTKFTTLAATGSNYAVALTGQPAGTICSFDDPTLTIGTMAAANVTIFITCVNGYIVGGNIHPTASSDLGSKLIGRKTFVKTIAGSFPINSGGGGAMTGGAVASTGPLAARFNGPNMITADSNFVYLADSVNAVIRKIDKSNGTTTILAGGNSGGGIVCPGTVTTNCRDGVGTAAEFNGITGLTNDGNNLYVLESSGRRIRKVNLATSVVSTFAGSGNAAAADNTSGILASFNNPTWISLFNGNLYVVDRGNCTIRVINPITTAVSTLAGGPTLCSFANDPTGTNARFVSPIAIVGLGNYLYVTDIGVGGGHKVRRISLSGTNAVDTIAGDGVQASTDGIGTAAQFNDPHGLTTDGTNLFISEWSGHKIRHLNLTTNNVTTLVGSVSGYSDNTGGNGLLNFPGYVLSDGQNIYVADTGNHSLRFLETSELLRYTFDGNADDSITTNNGIISGTPTLTTDENALVSGAYELHGGGDFIQSTSDISTPQISDNLAISAWVYPAGSTGGSQFIFYNGQGGANGFGLSFDSAGASRKLSVSLGAVGPSGSTTMGLPLNQWSHVVLTRTYPNWKIYINGLQDPLVFTTNPNLPSGTFKVGDAGNGFYFKGKVSDVRFFKGAIDDESIRRMAVQIPAGLVTYYPFNGNTKDYGSEKNDLTVTGATASADRNGNPNGAYYFNGASFMQKLSPTGLPMGTNPRTICGWFNKSSSIGEYIVGYGSFINSQGNGLVVTDTITGMFGVSDDVTIFHEGFRNQWMHLCGTFNFPNVEVYENGVLRVSGSKLSWSTVAGPSLEVGRRLDGAGQFSGDLDEIRIYNRVLSLSEIRTLSGAYPTQVSTWNQTPASSSLKFFLMPEAASFGPGACSGGSNCVGIVDDRSGNGLHVSQGTGAQQPIFSATGINGSKGLRFMDSVGTFLTRACTPELNTPANTIFAVYNDMNVVGSDGIFHNGTSGKLLYLTDAAGNQLTLFDLQANTVRMITNGNYSSINEFVLMALDYNGTSGNIFKGGSVVASTSFGAPAYNCSGGQLDIGRYYWGSGLPPSDGDYLDGFMGDLIYYDQTLSTADRQIVQCYLSNKYSLPLSHSCP